In the Salifodinibacter halophilus genome, TCGCCAACTACTTCGTCAAGAAGGGCGGCTGGGTGCGCGGCGGCCCGGTGGTGGCGCGCGCCAACCGCGACGCCAGCGCGCAGGATTTCGCGCCGGAGAGCATGGACCCGGTGTACTCGCTCACGGATCTGGCCGCGCGCGGCTACCGTCCGCT is a window encoding:
- a CDS encoding lytic murein transglycosylase B → GSYAGAMGWGQFMPSSYREFAVDGDNDGKRNLFTDLDDVFASVANYFVKKGGWVRGGPVVARANRDASAQDFAPESMDPVYSLTDLAARGYRPL